Within Thermococcus indicus, the genomic segment CCTGTGTGTGAATAGTCCTCCACCCTTGCCGGCACGGCCTTCTTTTAGGCTTAGCCATTCGTTGGGTAGCACTCTTATCTCGTAGATTCCCGGCTTGAGGGTAACCGTCAGGTTGTCTGAGGAAGTTAGGTACTTACTTAGGATAATCCCTGTGTGCTCCCGATCATGGTAGTCCCAATCCCAGTAGTTAGTGCCCGCTTTCATAACTTCTACTACAGCGGGTGCGCTTCCACGGATTTTGCTTATCCACAGTTCGTTTTCTGCCAGTCTGGCAGCTACAGTGTCCCTGTGGATTGTTATTCCTGCTGTGTCCCACGCCCCGGATTTGTGAATAGTTAGAACATACTGTTTTTGTGTGTCCCCATCTATGGAAAATGCAATTGGGAGATCCTTGTCAATGTTTGCTGGAACCTCCTTTCTAAAGTACCCCCATTCGTTGGTTCTTACAATTGTGGTTCCGTTCCAGTAGAAGATATGGACCGTTTCGTTGGTCAGTGGCTTGTAGTACTCCGCCCACTCTTTCCACCAGTCTTTCGTTCTGTTGGTGAGGGCGCCGCCGATAATCGTATTGTTCTCTACCTGAAACGTGTGTGTGGTTTCGTTGTACTCTGCGGGTATGCTGTATCCCCAGGCCCATAGGGTTGGTTTAGGTATATACACCCTTGACCTTGCATTCCCGAGGGTTATCTCTCCCCAGTAAGCGTTCTCCGGGACCTTTATCCTCCTCATAACCTCGTTCCGGTCCCCGAAGTAAACCTTGGTCTCGTTGGAGCTCAAGTGAATCCTTCCCCATCCACGGCCGTCCCATGCCCACCATTCTATACGCATGGTGTAATTGCCCTTTGGCGGCGAGTTGTCCGTCGTGTTGTATCCACGTATCACGAGCGTTATTGACTGTCCAGGATAGGCTATCTGTTTTTCGGGCTCTATCTCGAACCTGACCTCTGGAATCTTGCCTTCTAGTTCTGGTTTTGGATTTACCCATACGTGGAATCCTCCAGGGAGTTCAACTCCTCTTGTGTAGATGTCTATGTACCTTGTACCGTTCGTGTTGAGGTTCACCACTGCATAGCCGTCCCTGACGTTGATTTCCCTGGTTTCTGAAACCCTGCTCCAGTTTTTGAGTGTGTATTCAAATGTGATGTTGACCTTCCCCGACAGCGGCTGGAGGGTGAAGGGGTTGTAGAGGAAGAGAACCACCGTTGCGTTGTCTCCTTCCTTTACTTCACTTGTTCCCGTTATGTGGGCGGCTTTTTCCTCTTTGACCACTCTAATGTTTGCGGCTTCCCTTCCGTCAAGGTACACCCGGAGCCATGTGGATGTTGGTGACAGCTCGCTCAGGTTGAGGGTATAGGTTACCGTGCCGTTCTTTGGCGTGAGCTTCTCCTCCACATCCAACCCGGATATCGTCAGGTTAACCGGCTTGGAGTACGGAATCCTTGTGAAGGGCTCTATGAGGGTCCACTTCAACGTTACTGTGGAGTTCGGCGTGGTTATAATGTTCTTTGGTGTGAAGTAGTAGTCCTCCACCTTCACAACCTTGAAGTCCCCGTTCCATCTGTCAGAGCAAACGTTGCCGTAGCATGCTTGGACTATATATCGCCCGGTTTCCTCGGGCTTGAACGTTGCCTTTGCGAAGCCGTTCGCATCGGTTTCCAGGGTGAACTCCTTGACGGGTTCCTCCCAGGTGTCCTCATAGTACACCTTTATCGTTACCTCGGCACCCTGGATGGGCCCCTTATTTATTCTCCACAGCACCGCGAATACCGTGACGTTGTCGCCGAGTGCGTACACGTCCCTGAAGCTTCCTCCGAAAACCTGTATTCCCTGCTCGCTCTCAAATCCAAAACCGATACTGGCGCTCGCCGGGATGGCACTCCCCAGCAGAACGGCCAGGATTATGGAGGCCAGTACCGCTCTGCGTCTTATCATGGTATCCCCTCCGGAGGTTTACTCACGATTCCTGACCTCCTCCCCGCCCGGAAGGGTTAACCCCTCTCCAAAGACGGTTCGGTTTGGGTTCAGCCCGCAGGCCCGGTCTCGGGCCCATTACCCCCACCGGCGAACCCGGATTGGGGGTCTTGCCTAAAGGCCACCTTTAGAATTTCCGACCGCCATGATAGGCAGTCTTTTGAAAGACGCCTAACGGCGTTAGTCCTCCTGCCGGAGGTAACGTGAAACCCTTGATCACATCGGATTGTTTCACGGTGGCCTCTTCAGGACCTTATTACGATGTCGGGGCTTAAAAGGGTTTTCGTTGATATTTTTCTTTTGTTCAAACCTCGCCCTTCAGGACGGGGAAGAGGTCAGCGCATTCCGCCGTGAACTGCGGGGTTTTCGGGAGAGAATGTATTAGGGCATTTCGTCAGGGGTCATAATCCTTCGTAGATCAGTTTAAGCCGGTAGGCGTGTTTTAGCTCCTCCCCGGCCATCATTTTGAATATATGGCTTAAGGAACCGTCCAGGATCTCTGCCAGCCTTGTGTAGATCTCGTAGGCGTGCTTCTCCCTCACGAGGGCCTCCAGAATCAGCTCCTCGAGGCTCTCGGGTTTTGCCCTCCCATCACCCAGCATCGGCTCGAGGGACAGGGAATCGAGGTAGTCTATGACCGCGGTTCCCTCCAAACTGCCCTCGGCGAGCATTGCCTCGAGGGTTCTCCTGTGCCTCAGCTCCTCCTCAGCCATCAGCTGAAACGTCTCTACCAGATCGGGCCTCCCGAAGGTGGCGAAGGTCTCGCCGAGCTTGTGAAGGTTGTAGAGCTCGTTCTCCTGCCATATGAGCCTTTCAAGGAGTTCCCCGAGTCTCATTCCGATGCCCCCACGAAGGTCTTCAGGTAGTCGAGGAGTTCCTTAACGCTGGGGAGGACGAGGTCTGGTTTTATCCCAGTTTCTTCAATGTCCTTTAGCGTGTTTACGCCCGTCAGAACCATCACCGCCTTCATGCCGAAGCGTTTGGCGAAGACGATGTCGGTGTCGAGCCTGTCGCCGACCATCCATATTTCACCAACGTCCCCGAACCCCATCAGCCTCTCCCTGGCCACCTCGAAGGCAGGTTCGTTTGGCTTGCCTATTATCAGGGGCTCGACGTCGGTTGAGGCCCTCAACGCGGCTATTATCGCCCCGGCCCCGGGGTGAATACCGTCCTCCGCGGGGTACGTTGTGTCGGGGTTGGTGCCTATGAACCCGGCGCCGTTCCTTACCGCCAGCGTGGCGTACTTTAGCTTCTCGTATGTTAAATTCGGATCGAGGCCGACGACGACGTGTTTGACCTCTCTCCATCCTCCGTTTCTGGCTTCATCGACGCCAACGATCCCCCATCCGAGGCGCTCCATTTCCCTGAGCAGCCCTTCCCCGCCGATGACGAAGATTTTCCCAGGTTTGAGGTGCTTTTCCATGTAGAGCCTCGTTGCCAGGCCGGAGGTTACTATCGCCTCCTCGGGGACGTCTATGCTCATCGAGATGAGCTTTTCCCTGTACATGGAGGGGTCCCTTGTGGAGTTGTTGGTGAGGAAGATGAACGGAATGCCCGCCTCCTTCAGGAATTCTATCAGCTCCCTTGCACCGTCAACCGGTTTGTTTCCCCTGTAGAGAACGCCGTCCATGTCGAAGATCAGGCCGATTTTTCTCCGCATGAAAAAAGAATGGAGTTGGGGTTTAAAAGCTCACTGCTCCGCGCTTACCGTCAGGTTCACCTTTACCCCGTCCGTCTGGCATTCGTTCCCAACGGTCTTGGGCAGGGCGAAGCGTATCCTTATCCTCATGGTTTGTCCCGGGGTTAAGGAACCCCTGAAGATTGGGATACTCTTCCCGCTCAGCCTGGCTAAGCTTACCCCCGCGGCTTCCCTCACAGTTTGCTCGCCGTTTGGCCCTTCAACGGTCATCTCCACCACGATGATATTTCTGCTCAGCTCCCCTTCGTCGGGGGTATCATCGATGGACCTCTCGGCGGGAGAAAGCTCGCCCACCTCGTAGTCTTGAACGTGGAACGTCAGGGACACCTTCGATACCGGCACGTCTCCCCTGTTCTTCACGGTGAGAATCACGGTTTCTTCGTCTCCCGGCTTCATGTCGGAGAACTCAAATGCCTTCACGTCCCTGTAGAACCTCGACCCGTCTTTGCTTATCCCTATCGAGAATTCGCCCGTCTCTATGGTTCCCCTGGACGTTACCGCGTCAGTAAAGAGTGCCTTCCCCGCGGTTGTGGCTATGAGGACGGCCAGGATCCCCAAAATAACGATGGCCTTTGGTTTCATACTGACCACCAATAATGGTTATCGCTGGATTTTCGATGGAATTGCTTATAAGACTTTCTATCAACAAAAGAAAAATCGAGATTATTAGAGGTCGTCAGCTGACGCGGACGTTCAGTTTTAAGCTCTGCACTGTGCCGTTTATTGCCTCCAGGATAAGGTTCTTTGCATCCGTTTCTGCGTAGTTTCCGTCGGGCGGCGCGGGGGGAAGCTCTGGAGGTTTATCTTTGAAGAGGAGGAACCAGACCTGCCACTGGCCGGGTTTATCGATGCTGAAGGTGTAGTTGGTCTCGAACTGCGGCGTCCAGTTGCCCTCTATGTTCACGGGGACGTTCGGCAGTGTCACGTTGAACCAGCCTGGCATGGGGTACATCTCGTGGATTAGGGTGGTGTTGGTCGTGTTGTCCCAGGTCAGGTTGACCAGCCAGATCTGGACGTAGTAGGTCACGTTCCTGTGCTCGTGGTTCACTATGCCGATGATTACCGTCCCGTTCTCCCCGACGAACAGGTCTGTGGGGTAGTTGTCAGCTATCCCCTCCGGTCCGAGGATGTAGAACTCGGTGAACGCTTCGCCGGGCTTTGGGTGCGTAACCACGTAGGCGAGGGTCCCGATGGAGGTTATTATGGCGATTATCAGGATGACGGTGAGGGCCTTGTCGAGTTTGCTTGACTCGTCCCATTCGAGTTCTTCCTTTATCTTTTCAATGGTTATCCGGGGTATCCAGGGTTCGATCGCGGTCTCCCTGCGGTAGATTGCGGCGAGGGCGAAGGCGGTGTTGAAGACGGTTAGGCTGACGAGGATGGGGGTGAGCCTTATGCCCCAGGGTGTGTAGTTTAATGCTAATCCTATGAGCGGGACGATGGCTATGCTAAGGCCGAAGCTGAGGGCGAGCCTTTCGAGGTTGTCTAACTCCTTCTTTTCGGGGAATAGTGCGGTTATGAAGACGTAGCCCGGGAAGAACAGAACGAACGCCAGGCCGAGGGCTTTTCTAACGATACTGTCCGGAAAGAACACGATGAGGAAGTCCAGGAACAGTGAGAGGATGATTATTGTGAGCGTGTCCCAGTGTTTTCTCCACTCCATTTCATCCACCCGCTGCTTTTATGGTTTCAACCATCGTGTTAGCCCGAGAGCACCTCGTAGACTTTCTTCAGCACTATGAGGGCGAACAGGAAGATCAGCAGCTCCACGATGGGCTTTATCTCCCCTTTCTTCTCCCTGCTGAGGAAGAGGCCGCCCACCTCGAGCGTCACGAGAAGGCCTATAAGGGTGAGCGTTATGAACACGTCCACGGATTTGACCGCGAGGGCGCTGATCAGGATCCACAGGGAGATGAACAGCACTACCCCGTCCTCTACATCCATTCTTCGACTCCCCCGAGCGTTCTTGCCTGGACTTCGACTCCATACTCCTTCCGTTCGATGCTCTCGGTGACCACGAGCCTGCCCGTTGCTTTGGCCAGTGAGAGCATTATCGAGGAGCAGACTGGACAGGCCACTTGGTCGCAGCCCTCTGGACTGCACTGGAACGCTGGCCTTACCACGACCCTGAATCCCTCTTCCTTTTCCTCGATGTAGACGGTTTTGGCGAGGTTAAGCGCCCTCAGGACCGAGCCAGCGACACTCTCCACGACCTCGGCTCCCGTCCCCTCAAGGGAACCCTCGAAGAAGTCCTCGAACTCCCTCACAAGCTCTAGCCCAGTGGGCCTTATTGAGAGACCCATCTCCCGTTCGTTGCTCACGTTCGTGAGGAAAACCGTCTCGCTGTCCAGCTTTCCAAGGCTGGGTTCGAAGTCCTCGCGCAGGGGAATGAAGGTTCCGCCCTCCGGGAGGTTCTCGTAAGGGGGTATGTAGACGGCCTTTCCCTCCAGGCCGAGATCCTCGACCATCTTGAGGAGGAGCTTTCTGTAGGATTTCATGACCGCCTCAAGACTCTCCCTGTGGACGTAGCCGGGGCTTTTGAACGTGAAGACAACTGCCCCGAGGAAGAGGCCCGCAAGACCTATGTTTATGAGCCCCACTTCTCCCCCGATCGCACCGGCGATGGCCGTTGCCCCGCCGATCACCGCGAGGAGGGCGCTTGCGGCGTTCTTTTCGTTGAGCTCCAGCTCCATCTGCTCACCTCTTTCATCTCCGGGCAAAAATTTAAAACGTTTACCAATCGACGGTGATTGGGGACAATGAGGCGGTTAATAATCCCTGCCCTAATAATCGGTCTGCTTCTTCTAACCTCGCCCCTTGGGCTAGCCCTGGAAAGGCAGGTGCCCGTTGAGGAGTCCCAGCCCAGCGATGGCGGGATTTACGACTTTCTCTCTGTCCTGATCGACCTTTCTGAGTCCCTGACCGGCGCGGTTCTCGATGAGAGCAACGCTTCGCTGGGATACCTTGAGAGGCTGGGGTTTGCGGTCAACGAGACCTCCCGTGAGATGCTGCTCTACAGGGAGAGGGGGGTGAGCACGAGGCTCGATGAATACTTTCCACCTTTCATTGATCTCTACATCGCCATGGTTGATGTTGTTGAGGGTCAGCTTAAGTTCGCTCGGTACTTTCCTATGGTAACCGATGGCAACTCAAGCGCCTACCTCCCGGCGCTCCATGGTGTTGAGCTTGGAATGGAGGGGGTTTCAAGTGCCAGGGATGCCCTGAACGAAATAGCCGGACTCTCCTTCAGAACGTCCTCCGGCAACGTCACCCTGGACACATCGAGACTGGCGGGGAACCTAGACGAAGTGGAGCGGCTGTTCGAACGCTATGAAGCCCTTCTCAGAAGGTACCAGCCCCCGGAGAGCCCGCTCGTTCTCTACGTTTCGGACGACACCCCTCCCGTTGGCTCCAACGTCACCGTCTACGGATTGGCAAGGGGAATGGGCTCGGTCACCCTCCACATGGTTTCCCCAAGCGGTTCCGAGGACATAGCCGGCGTCCTCGTCAGGGACGGTTCCTTCAGCAGGGCCTACACCCTGAGAGAACTGGGCCTTTACATGGTCTTTGCCACGGGCTACCTCAACGGGAGCCCCGTCCGCTCCAACACCGTCGAGATAAACGTAACACGCATTCCAACTAGGATAGTGGCCGGCAACGGGAGCGCCTACATAGGAAGGCCCTTCCAGGTGACGGCGGTTCTTCAGGATTACCTCGGCAGGCCGATCCCCGGGGAGAAGGTCTTTGTTAGAATTCCCGGCGGCACAACGACCCTGCGGACCGACCGGCTTGGCTATCTCCGCTTCAACGTCACCAGCGGTGTGGAGGGTACCCTACACGTTGTCCTGACGTACCCGGGTTCCGAACTCTATGCTCCGAGCAGGGCTAATGTTTCCATCTTCTTCACCCGGTATCCGCTCAGGATAAACCTGGTGGGGCCCGAGAGGGTCAGGGTCGGGCGGAACTTTACAGTTACGGTTAACCTCACCCCCGTTCATCCGGTTCTCATCCGTGTACTCGTCGACAACTCGACCTATGCGGTCGTGAACGCCTCGGCCCCGTTCAACGTCTCCGTGGTTCTCAGTGACGAGGGAACCCACACCATAGCCGCGGTTTTTTCGGGGGACTCGCTCTACGCTCCCTCCCGCTCCAACGTTCTCTCGGTTGAGGCCGTTCCGGGACCGCCCTACCTGCGGTTTGTTCTTGTGGTTGTTGCGACGGTTGGGGCACTGCTCATCTACCGCAGGCTCTCGGGTGGAAAGATCGGTGGGGAGGGCATCACCGACGAGGAGCTGGTGGCCCTTCTCCGTGCGGAGGAGGAAGGCAAAAAGCGCGGCAAGAGACTTAACGAGTACTACCGGCACGTGTACCTCCGTTTGTTGTCCCGCTACAACCTGCGGAGGAGTACCACACCAAGGGAGCTTCTGACGTTCGTCCGGGGAGAACCCTTCGAGGGGCACCTTGAGTCGGCCACCGACTACCATGAGCGCTACACCTACGCGGGGAGGAGGCTCACCG encodes:
- a CDS encoding CARDB domain-containing protein, whose amino-acid sequence is MIRRRAVLASIILAVLLGSAIPASASIGFGFESEQGIQVFGGSFRDVYALGDNVTVFAVLWRINKGPIQGAEVTIKVYYEDTWEEPVKEFTLETDANGFAKATFKPEETGRYIVQACYGNVCSDRWNGDFKVVKVEDYYFTPKNIITTPNSTVTLKWTLIEPFTRIPYSKPVNLTISGLDVEEKLTPKNGTVTYTLNLSELSPTSTWLRVYLDGREAANIRVVKEEKAAHITGTSEVKEGDNATVVLFLYNPFTLQPLSGKVNITFEYTLKNWSRVSETREINVRDGYAVVNLNTNGTRYIDIYTRGVELPGGFHVWVNPKPELEGKIPEVRFEIEPEKQIAYPGQSITLVIRGYNTTDNSPPKGNYTMRIEWWAWDGRGWGRIHLSSNETKVYFGDRNEVMRRIKVPENAYWGEITLGNARSRVYIPKPTLWAWGYSIPAEYNETTHTFQVENNTIIGGALTNRTKDWWKEWAEYYKPLTNETVHIFYWNGTTIVRTNEWGYFRKEVPANIDKDLPIAFSIDGDTQKQYVLTIHKSGAWDTAGITIHRDTVAARLAENELWISKIRGSAPAVVEVMKAGTNYWDWDYHDREHTGIILSKYLTSSDNLTVTLKPGIYEIRVLPNEWLSLKEGRAGKGGGLFTHRILTVFPENTSFLEKDWYTTDRTGFIEIPVKLPSKGVFFVRYWNDGYRFYFNETDENGNGVVKIYVPTGQEWFRYDITYGFVTEKYAFVGLGKDIEIRVTEDTQPPAIDLRVLPEVQDVGKNVTISLDVRDTSGVDTVKVEVTNITDTILNKTITAGGDSEVTHEFNFTIRALEDYMVKVWANDTRGNSIYRITNFFGRVREEKRMELENNETHEINVANTTEIAINANDNKSVTVNVTVSSEIENDTAKFKMEGEGYEDLKYVKVETNETINYNWVILNLTYDESVLKRLGIPESAVTLFYWNGSEWIDLSESVGKTIPDNSPYGNITVFGFGRDEEGNYVWANVSHLSEYTLAVKLPDLTVVSISPATAYAGEDTTVKVTIKNLGGPTEKPFKLALYVDETIQDIKQVDGIGSGETRTVEFSWKPPTNKTYVLRAVVDYGDQVTESNETNNEASSLVTVVNREQASPKHRSGGGIATLNFIYYRYYSLTNATFEKLLAQANESGVDNETIKKALEYRELAERWYSQAEAYGPIILNLANPKVLPPLRNAYLNLMKAVKLLENALAGT
- a CDS encoding ferritin family protein, giving the protein MRLGELLERLIWQENELYNLHKLGETFATFGRPDLVETFQLMAEEELRHRRTLEAMLAEGSLEGTAVIDYLDSLSLEPMLGDGRAKPESLEELILEALVREKHAYEIYTRLAEILDGSLSHIFKMMAGEELKHAYRLKLIYEGL
- a CDS encoding HAD-IIA family hydrolase, with product MRRKIGLIFDMDGVLYRGNKPVDGARELIEFLKEAGIPFIFLTNNSTRDPSMYREKLISMSIDVPEEAIVTSGLATRLYMEKHLKPGKIFVIGGEGLLREMERLGWGIVGVDEARNGGWREVKHVVVGLDPNLTYEKLKYATLAVRNGAGFIGTNPDTTYPAEDGIHPGAGAIIAALRASTDVEPLIIGKPNEPAFEVARERLMGFGDVGEIWMVGDRLDTDIVFAKRFGMKAVMVLTGVNTLKDIEETGIKPDLVLPSVKELLDYLKTFVGASE
- a CDS encoding methyltransferase; protein product: MKPKAIVILGILAVLIATTAGKALFTDAVTSRGTIETGEFSIGISKDGSRFYRDVKAFEFSDMKPGDEETVILTVKNRGDVPVSKVSLTFHVQDYEVGELSPAERSIDDTPDEGELSRNIIVVEMTVEGPNGEQTVREAAGVSLARLSGKSIPIFRGSLTPGQTMRIRIRFALPKTVGNECQTDGVKVNLTVSAEQ
- a CDS encoding DUF1616 domain-containing protein — protein: MEWRKHWDTLTIIILSLFLDFLIVFFPDSIVRKALGLAFVLFFPGYVFITALFPEKKELDNLERLALSFGLSIAIVPLIGLALNYTPWGIRLTPILVSLTVFNTAFALAAIYRRETAIEPWIPRITIEKIKEELEWDESSKLDKALTVILIIAIITSIGTLAYVVTHPKPGEAFTEFYILGPEGIADNYPTDLFVGENGTVIIGIVNHEHRNVTYYVQIWLVNLTWDNTTNTTLIHEMYPMPGWFNVTLPNVPVNIEGNWTPQFETNYTFSIDKPGQWQVWFLLFKDKPPELPPAPPDGNYAETDAKNLILEAINGTVQSLKLNVRVS